A genome region from Triticum aestivum cultivar Chinese Spring chromosome 2B, IWGSC CS RefSeq v2.1, whole genome shotgun sequence includes the following:
- the LOC123038962 gene encoding uncharacterized protein, which produces MAAGIDPLVALWKEWGIQVLVLLSLALQVILLVTAEIRRRKDSGVLRVIVWLAYLLADTTAIYTLGHMSVTSRSPEQELVAFWATFLLLHLGGQDNITAYSIDDNRLWLRHLQSFVVQVLAAAYVLYESSIFAGGHRTMLSQATIFMFVVGVVKYGERVWALMSASSSALSGKNYNSSGSWEDMYHVAEIQLSLMHDVFYSEAELIHTWYGHCIRLTSLAVTATALRLFLGLSDKDGFSKVDLVATYVLLSGAVVLEITSVLRAMSSTWRYPLLDPISTSPCCRLPINRPLYYHFDLLIKSGELVRGAIQKVGILKRYWSDSMGQHNFIYMCSHCKDSRSSKIARWMGREDWWNTLVYTSSSVPVSLDFSELLKEQLWESVGVKKENPNHIQNSRGRAALKKRGLYEERGH; this is translated from the exons ATGGCAGCAGGAATAGATCCGCTAGTGGCGCTCTGGAAAGAGTGGGGAATCCAGGTGCTGGTGCTGCTCAGTTTAGCACTCCAGGTGATTCTCCTCGTCACGGCGGAGATCCGCCGTCGCAAAGACTCGGGCGTGCTGAGGGTCATTGTGTGGTTGGCGTATCTACTGGCCGACACAACGGCCATATACACTCTGGGCCATATGTCGGTGACCAGCAGGTCGCCGGAGCAAGAGCTGGTGGCGTTCTGGGCCACGTTTCTGCTGCTGCATCTAGGTGGCCAGGACAACATCACCGCCTACTCCATCGATGACAACCGGCTGTGGCTGCGCCACCTGCAGAGTTTCGTTGTGCAGGTCCTCGCGGCCGCCTATGTCCTCTACGAGTCATCCATCTTCGCAGGTGGCCATCGGACCATGCTCAGCCAGGCTACCATCTTCATGTTCGTTGTTGGTGTTGTCAAGTACGGGGAAAGAGTATGGGCACTCATGTCTGCCAGCAGCAGTGCCCTGTCTGGGAAGAACTACAACAGTTCTGGAAG CTGGGAGGACATGTACCATGTTGCTGAGATCCAACTCTCGTTGATGCACGACGTCTTCTACAGCGAAGCTGAGTTGATCCACACTTGGTACGGGCACTGCATCCGCCTCACCTCGCTGGCAGTCACTGCCACCGCACTGCGGCTGTTCCTTGGATTAAGTGACAAAGATGGTTTCAGCAAAGTAGATCTCGTTGCCACTTATGTTTTGCTCTCTGGAGCCGTCGTCCTGGAGATCACATCAGTGCTGAGGGCCATGTCCTCCACCTGGAGGTACCCGCTTTTGGACCCCATCAGCACTTCTCCTTGTTGTCGGCTTCCCATTAATCGTCCATTGTATTATCATTTTGACCTTCTAATTAAATCTGGGGAGCTCGTCAGAGGTGCAATACAGAAAGTAGGAATACTTAAGAGGTACTGGTCAGACTCCATGGGGCAACACAACTTTATTTACATGTGCAGCCACTGTAAGGACAGCCGAAGCAGCAAAATTGCGAGATGGATGGGACGAGAGGACTGGTGGAATACACTGGTTTACACATCCTCGTCTGTCCCCGTCTCGCTTGATTTCAGCGAGCTGCTGAAGGAACAACTGTGGGAAAGTGTGGGCGTCAAGAAAGAGAACCCAAATCACATCCAAAACTCAAGGGGCCGGGCGGCGCTGAAGAAGAGGGGATTGTATGAGGAGCGTGGACACTGA